A window from Argopecten irradians isolate NY chromosome 3, Ai_NY, whole genome shotgun sequence encodes these proteins:
- the LOC138320167 gene encoding peroxidasin homolog — MGDGPGSSIAISPPNTTYTRTEGDTLPDITCTADCRPDCTFVWTRPDNTNFTVSPVLSLGQLDRSEHGTYRCTARNIVGESTISISITVQYGPSTVHLTPSTVTYTPTEGQTIPTITCSADCNPACTYSWTKDGQSYTTGSGLQLTNTQRGQTGVYRCTSSNVHGSAATVDASVTVYCTYEQYIFIADGPGTSIALSPPDTTYTRTEGDTLPDITCTADCRPDCTFVWTRPDNTNFTVSPVLSLGQLDRSEHGTYRCIARNVVGESAIVTSVICTINCEKKWFTVYSLPGMFTHFYNRNRNLIMLSNHLFQMYIVDGPGIVIALSPPDTTYTRTEGDTLPDITCTADCRPDCTFVWTRPDNTNFTVSPVLSLGQLDRSKHGTYICIARNVVGESTKTTVLSYSVSHL; from the exons ATGGGAG ACGGTCCCGGTTCGTCAATAGCTATTTCCCCACCGAACACTACCTACACCAGGACAGAGGGTGACACGTTACCGGACATCACCTGTACAGCGGACTGTAGACCTGACTGTACCTTTGTCTGGACACGACCGGACAACACCAACTTTACTGTGTCACCTGTGTTGTCACTGGGACAACTGGACAGATCAGAACACGGGACGTACAGATGTACTGCTAGGAATATTGTCGGGGAGTCAACTATTTCAATTAGTATTACTGTTCAAT ATGGACCTTCTACCGTACATTTGACTCCATCAACTGTGACTTATACTCCTACGGAGGGACAAACTATCCCCACCATCACGTGTTCTGCTGACTGTAACCCGGCCTGTACCTACAGCTGGACAAAGGATGGACAGTCCTATACCACAGGGTCAGGTCTCCAGCTCACCAACACACAGCGTGGTCAGACGGGCGTGTACAGGTGTACGTCCAGTAATGTACATGGCAGTGCGGCAACTGTGGACGCCAGTGTAACTGTCTACTGTACGTATG aacaatatatttttattgcagACGGCCCCGGTACCTCCATAGCCCTGTCCCCGCCTGACACTACCTACACCAGGACAGAGGGTGACACGTTACCGGACATCACCTGTACAGCGGACTGTAGACCTGACTGTACCTTTGTCTGGACACGACCGGACAACACCAACTTTACTGTGTCACCTGTGTTGTCACTGGGACAACTGGACAGATCAGAACACGGGACGTACAGATGTATTGCTAGGAATGTTGTCGGGGAGTCGGCTATTGTAACCAGtgttatatgtacaat taactgcgaaaaaaaatggtttacagTTTATTCCTTGCCAGGAAtgtttacacatttttacaacagAAATAGAAATTTGATAATGCTGTCAAATCACttatttcaaatgtatattgtagACGGTCCTGGTATCGTAATTGCCCTGTCTCCGCCGGACACTACCTACACCAGGACAGAGGGTGACACGTTACCGGACATCACCTGTACAGCGGACTGTAGACCTGACTGTACCTTTGTCTGGACACGACCTGACAACACCAACTTTACTGTGTCACCCGTGTTGTCACTGGGACAACTGGACAGATCGAAACACGGGACGTACATATGTATTGCTAGGAATGTTGTCGGGGAGTCCACTAAAACAACAGTGTTATCATACAGTGTAAGTCACTTATAA
- the LOC138320166 gene encoding myosin light chain kinase, smooth muscle-like: MDLVLTVSDGNITEGSSISLVCKVDSFPPSTIQWFYKANGTVLLTSPDVLESTYTLTNAGCLDTGLYTCSVRNSVSTTAVTRDIPINVLCWPREDPRINANHNFGLSTSDNITITTHFLANPVPYFTWGFQNTSSVHETELVNGTNAFLTYSSYISTNLSAVSIGIRTNINEHWYGIYVVTATNSQGSGKISFTVNAQGKPKPPYEAAAVCPFPDRAFLSWKSGFDGGSAQTFIVGVNVQADNRYSIDSATSVSDPGQHQTANISISGLLADTQYFFMVYAVNKFGNSTLKQKVSCITKGMHGNVLVSTRPPRRNRYRQLSCGQCQLSDRAERVQDPINGRSVYDQLNTSDVAQASVYSDLGRSNHGKIKLTSFLINHLIQYEMLGRQSHPNFYDDLHSSTPSGDKTTYVNTVIGGSKGK; the protein is encoded by the exons ATGGACCTTGTACTCACTGTGTCAGATGGAAATATAACAGAAGGTAGTAGTATATCTTTGGTCTGCAAAGTAGATAGTTTTCCTCCGTCTACTATACAGTGGTTTTATAAGGCTAACGGTACCGTTCTACTGACCAGTCCAGACGTCCTAGAGAGTACCTACACCCTGACCAACGCTGGCTGTCTGGACACCGGACTCTACACCTGTTCTGTCCGGAACAGTGTCTCTACTACAGCGGTCAcgagggatatacctatcaacgttctgt GTTGGCCACGAGAAGACCCAAGGATAAATGCTAACCATAACTTTGGTTTATCAACATCAGATAACATAACTATTACTACTCACTTCCTTGCCAACCCGGTACCATATTTCACTTGGGGGTTTCAAAACACCTCTTCTGTTCACGAAACAGAGCTTGTCAACGGAACAAATGCTTTTCTGACATACAGTTCCTATATTTCGACGAACTTGTCAGCAGTTTCGATAGGAATACGTACAAACATTAACGAACATTGGTACGGCATATATGTCGTAACGGCAACAAACAGTCAGGGTAGTGGAAAGATAAGTTTTACCGTAAACGCTCAAG GCAAGCCTAAGCCACCCTACGAAGCAGCAGCTGTATGTCCATTTCCGGATCGAGCATTCCTGAGTTGGAAATCTGGTTTTGATGGAGGTTCCGCGCAAACATTTATTGTAGGAGTTAATGTTCAAGCAGATAATAGATATAGTATAGACAGTGCAACATCTGTTTCTGATCCTGGTCAACACCAAACTGCCAATATATCTATATCAGGACTTCTTGCGGATACACAGTATTTCTTCATGGTGTATGCTGTAAATAAATTCGGAAACTCTACACTAAAACAAAAAGTCAGCTGTATAACGAAAGGTATGCATGGTAATGTTCTC GTTTCGACACGACCACCGCGGAGGAATC GATATCGTCAGTTATCGTGTGG CCAGTGTCAGCTATCAGATAGAG CTGAGAGAGTTCAAGATCCAATTAATGGGAG GTCTGTATATGATCAACTTAACACATCGGATGTTGCACAGGCTTCTGTATACTCTGATCTAGGAAGAAGTAATCACGGTAAGATAAAACTTACATCCTTTCTGATTAATCATCTGAT ACAATACGAAATGTTGGGTAGACAATCACATCCGAATTTCTACGATGATCTGCATAGTTCTACACCATCTG gCGATAAAACAACTTACGTCAACACCGTTATTGGTGGATCCAAAGGGAAATAA
- the LOC138320168 gene encoding uncharacterized protein, which translates to MYQSRYTSDMYRQNQHPSVFGRKFYVNFFLVLFLTAPRKTDAVTLMGSSEYAIPGTEFTLTCDVPEEATLVQFYRRPDVVIPVGSIQVAGGQCYNTKASPAVPCTADVCSCVTSGGNLGTVFRWIIQPQTGDQGSVWFCRRTNLNLPNQQL; encoded by the exons ATGTATCAGTCAAGGTATACGTCCGATATGTATCGACAGAATCAACATCCATCGGTTTTCGGACGTAAATTCTATGTCAACTTTTTCCTCGTGTTGTTCCTAACAGCGCCTAGAAAAACAG ACGCTGTAACCCTGATGGGATCGTCTGAGTACGCTATCCCCGGGACTGAGTTTACACTGACGTGTGATGTACCAGAGGAGGCCACTCTTGTCCAGTTTTACCGCCGTCCTGACGTCGTTATCCCAGTTGGTAGTATACAAGTAGCTGGTGGTCAATGTTACAACACCAAAGCCAGCCCAGCCGTCCCATGTACAGCGGATGTGTGTTCCTGTGTAACGTCTGGAGGTAACCTTGGTACAGTGTTCCGGTGGATCATACAGCCACAGACGGGTGACCAGGGATCTGTGTGGTTCTGTAGACGTACCAACCTTAACCTTCCTAACCAACAACTTTGA
- the LOC138320169 gene encoding peroxidasin homolog has protein sequence MAYTIDGLSGNNTILHHCIAIPKHSDGKQSTSHDICINDHGPDTSIALTPPDTTYTRREGDTLPDITCTADCRPDCTFVWTRPDNTNFTVPPVLSLGQLDRSERGTYKCTARNIIGEATIATNGPGDSSVLAPQQDSVDVMENQTISDVTCSADCRPSCTYTWSKDGTDYPNPLSLSVATRNNAGQYTCSASNMVSQGTKDWNLIVRFPPQILSLSYTAGGANVTENGPKSLICSVESFPPSTIQWFYKANGTVLLTSPDVLESTYTLTNAGCLDTGLYTCSVRNSVSTTTVTRDISINVLCEPRLDSRVLTDYEIKLSTSETLTIRAMFLSNPEPTYTWSFQGSPDTSVTTLVNGQDNFAINNRFITTNLSAVSVGTRTDIRESWFGVYNVTATNSQGSHTLRFTAVAKEKPPDPPYGGKAVCPCKDVAILMWMSGYNGGSTQKFTVGVRTEAQSDVTINRSIVISDPGLGEIVTATLAGLKADTKTFFTIYAVNDFGISSGFQEINCTTKG, from the exons ATGGTCCTGATACCTCCATAGCCCTGACTCCACCGGACactacctacaccaggagagaGGGTGATACGTTACCGGACATCACCTGTACAGCGGACTGCAGACCTGACTGTACCTTTGTTTGGACACGACCGGACAACACCAACTTTACTGTGCCACCTGTGTTGTCACTGGGACAACTGGACAGATCAGAACGCGGGACTTATAAATGTACAGCTAGGAATATCATCGGGGAGGCGACTATTGCAACCA ATGGACCAGGCGACAGTTCTGTACTCGCCCCTCAACAAGACAGTGTAGATGTGATGGAGAATCAGACAATATCTGACGTCACGTGTTCCGCCGACTGTAGACCATCTTGTACCTACACCTGGTCTAAAGACGGTACAGACTACCCCAACCCACTGAGTCTGTCTGTAGCCACGAGGAACAACGCCGGACAGTACACGTGTTCAGCCAGTAACATGGTCAGTCAGGGGACTAAGGACTGGAACCTCATCGTCAGAT TTCCGCCTCAGATTCTCAGTCTCAGTTACACTGCTGGTGGTGCTAACGTTACTGAGAATGGACCAAAGTCACTGATCTGTTCTGTGGAGAGTTTCCCTCCGTCTACTATACAGTGGTTCTATAAGGCTAACGGTACCGTTCTACTGACCAGTCCAGACGTCCTGGAGAGTACCTACACCTTGACTAACGCTGGTTGTCTGGACACCGGACTCTACACCTGTTCTGTCCGGAACAGTGTCTCAACCACgacggtcaccagggatatatcAATTAATGTTCTAT GTGAGCCAAGACTTGATTCGAGAGTTCTAACtgattatgaaattaaattatccACATCTGAGACTTTGACCATCAGAGCAATGTTCCTCTCCAATCCTGAACCAACATACACCTGGTCTTTCCAAGGATCACCTGACACAAGTGTAACAACTCTCGTCAATGGTCAGGATAACTTCGCTATCAATAACCGTTTTATAACGACTAACCTGTCGGCTGTATCAGTGGGGACACGGACAGATATACGGGAGTCCTGGTTTGGTGTTTACAACGTCACGGCGACCAACAGTCAAGGTAGTCACACTCTGCGCTTCACTGCTGTAGCCAAAG AAAAACCACCAGATCCGCCTTACGGAGGTAAAGCTGTTTGCCCTTGTAAGGACGTAGCTATATTGATGTGGATGTCCGGATATAACGGAGGATCAACCCAAAAATTTACTGTTGGAGTACGGACAGAAGCACAGAGTGACGTTACTATAAATAGAAGTATCGTGATTTCAGATCCTGGACTTGGCGAGATTGTCACTGCTACACTCGCTGGACTTAAAGCTGACACCAAGACGTTCTTTACTATATATGCTGTTAATGACTTTGGAATCTCATCAGGCTTTCAAGAAATCAATTGTACAACGAAAGGTtaa